From the Alteromonas sp. CI.11.F.A3 genome, the window AAGCTTTTAACATTGCCACCTGACTCACCAATCATGAGCAACTTGCCATGCTTTTCGCACTCGTGCTGGATCCCCGCAATAATGTCGAACGAGTCAGGGGTAGTGGTCAGGTTCTCAGTTATAAGACAAACAATGCCTTTTTCCTGTCCTCTCAAGGCTTGAGCGGCAGCTGAAGGATAAAATTCTAACTCCTCCATGGCCTTGTTTACTTTCAGCCTTGTTTTAGCGCTTACACCTTCATAATTGGTTAGCACTCTTGACACTGTTTTGACTGATACACCAGCTTTTACGGCTACGTCTTTTATAGATGACATGAATATATACTGCGATGTGTTTATGGAGACACTAATTGTCTCACATTTGTTCGAATTTGTTGACAAACTGTTAAAATCAGTCATCATAATGACCAACGATAGACATTTAATCAAGTCTTTTTTCCCACATTCGTATTGATGAGTAAGTTATGCATAGTACCCTTCGCGAGACATCCCCATCGCAAAATGGCAAATGGGAGCCACACTTTCATTTTTACAAGTTTGGTCATTGGATAAATGACCCTAACGGGCTGTTTTATTTAGATGGAAAGTATCATCTTTTCTTTCAGTTAAACCCTGATGCGACTGTGTGGGGCAATATGCACTGGGGAGCAGCAGAGTCGACTGATTTGATCAATTGGGAGCACAAACCAATTGCGTTGTATGCTGAGCCAGAAGGGTTGGGATACATTTTCTCGGGCGGGGCAATAGTCGATGGAAAAAACACTTCAGGCTTTGGTATAGATAATGTCCCTCCAATAATTGCTACTTTCACGCAACAGTCTATAGAAGAGGAACAGGTACAAAGTATCGCCTATTCTGTTGATGGTGGTAATACGTTTAGCATGTTTAATGAAAACCCTGTAATTGCTAACCCTGGTATTAAAGACTTTAGAGATCCAAAGGTGGTTTGGTTTGATGGACAAGACGAACAATATTGGGTTAAAGCTGTAGTCGCCGGGCACTGCGTACATTTCTACAAGTCTAATAATCTTAAAACATGGACAAAACTGTCAGAGTTTGGTGAGGGCGTTGGCGCTCATGGCGGTGTGTGGGAATGCCCTGATTTGTTTCCTTTACGGTGTGAAGAAACTGGGCAGCAACTTTGGGTGCTATTAATCAGCATCAACCCTGGTGGGCCTAATGGTGGCTCGGCAACTCAATATTTCATAGGTAGCTTCGACGGTATCGAATTCGTACCGCAAGATGGTGAAATTCGTTGGTTAGACCATGGTACAGATTGCTATGCGGGTATTACTTGGGATAACACACCAAATATACTGGAAGAAAGAGTGTACACAGCGTGGATGAGCAATTGGGACTACGCAAATAATACCCCTGATGATACGTGGCGTGGTGCGATGACGCTACCTAGAAGCATTAAGTTAGGTAAAAGTAATCATTCATATCGGCTGTTGACGCCAGTCTTTCCAGATTTTAGTTCATATGGAACGCAAGAAGCCGAATTTGCGTGTAATCAGGCTCTACCCCAAGCCTACAAGCTCTCATTAAATATATCTCCACGCGAAACGCAAACCGATATCGTATGGACTAATGAGGAAGGTGAAGTCTTTTCTATTTCTATTGACCTAAAACGCTCTGAAATAATAGTAGACCGAAGTCAAACGGGCTTTTCTGACAAAGGATTTGACTCAACGTCGACCATACCCATCGTGTTCGATGTGAATGATACTATTTGTTTAGCGGTTTATGTTGATGTGTGTTCATTCGAATGCTTTTTTAACGACGGTGAGCAATGCATCACCTCGTTAGTATTCCCTTCATCCTCCCTGAATAACGTGAATATTTCCGAACATGTTACCAACATTGCTTTAAAAGACTTAACTTAAAAACTTAAGCGCTGTAATGCAATATCTAGTGAGTTAGCCATACAAGATATTGCGTTTCAGCGCTTATGCAAACTAGGTTTTACAGTAATTCTCTACGTAGGCGCCGTGTTCCGGAATCGACTTCGCGTTTACATCAATTATGTGTTTTATATCAGCCATTCTCTTCTTCAGTTCTTGCTCAGAGTAAATGTCTGCATTTGCATCATATCCGCGAGAAGTAAGACCTTGCCCAACCATGACAGCAAGCCAAGAATAACGATTAAATAGCTCCTCGTTTTCTCTGAAGATCCGCCCTCTGCTTTCAAACAGAGAAAGCTTGCGGGATAAGCTATCTGGTACTTCCATGTTTTTGCAGAACTGCCAATAGCTTGAATCAGTGCGCTCTGTCACTTTGTAGTGACAAATTAAAAAGTCACGAATCTGTTGGAACTCGGTGGTTGATTGTTCATTAAAGTGGTCGATATCGATTTGTTCAAAGTCTAAATCTGGAAAGAGTTTGATGAGCCTAGAGATACCAGACTGAATCAAGTGAATGGATGTCGATTCCAAAGGCTCTAAGAAACCAGATGACAGTCCGATTGCAACACAGTTTTTCACCCAAAACTGTGCACGATGACCTGTTTTGAAGCTTATTTTTCGTGGTTCACCTACTAATTTCCCTTCTATATTTCGCAGCAGTGTATCTTGTGCACTTTGATCATCGGTGTGCGCACTAGAATATACAATGCCATTGCCTGTACGTGATTGTAGTGGTATTCGCCATTGCCACCCGGCTTCTACAGCGGTAGAGCGGGTAAAAGGGGGTTGAGAGTTTAGCTTTTCACTACCCACGGCCCAAGCGCTATTATTTGGTAAATAGTGGCTCCAATCGACGAAGGGGACCTTAAACACTTTGTCTATAAGTAAACCGTAAAACCCAGAACAGTCGATAAATAAGTCGGCTTCTAAGGTTTGTCCATTTTCCATTGTAATGCTTTTCAAAAAGCCATTGTCATTTCGCAATGTCGTATCAACGACTTTGCCTTCTATGCGCTTGACGCCCTTACTCTCTGCGATATCACGCAAATAAGACGCGTATAGAGTGCTATCAAAGTGATACGCATAGCCAATTTCAGATAGCGGCGTATTCTTCTGCTGAACGGGGTGCCTAAAGCGATGTTGTTTAGCAGCCATCGCCATTATGTTGTACTGATCTAAGGTGTCTTTATGGCCACAGGCCTGCAATCGCTGCCAAAACGCGTGGAAACTCACGCCATCCATATCTACGCCATATGGCCCGAAAGGGTGAAAGTATTGATGGCCTTTTTGCTTCCAATCAACAAACTCAATGCCTAGTTTAAAAGTGGCTTGAGTTCGTCTCATAAAGTCTTTTTCAGTAATACCAACGTGACGGTTAAATGTTTTTATATGCGGAATACTTGCTTCGCCAACACCAATGGTGCCAATTTGGTCAGATTCCACCAAGGTGATATCTACGCTGTTGTTTTTAAAGGAGCTTGCTAAAGCAGAAGCACTCATCCATCCAGCAGTACCGCCACCAACTATGATGACTTTCTTTATCGCATTATCAGGTTTGCGCATATTTAAACTCTCAATACCAACATAAAATATTCAGTGTACTTATAAATGTCGTAAAACGTGCATAACGAAAAAAAGAGGGCCAAAGGCCCTCTTCCATGCTCTTATAACAAGAGCCACACAACACTCTCACATATTGGGCTGCACACTGACCCATAATGGAGAGGCATACTTACACTTTGGCAAGTAAACTCACTTAGAAAGTATAGTTGATGCTTGCAACTGCACTTCGGCCACTAATTGAACGCATTCTTACGTATTCATTAGTAAATGGCTCTGATGCACCTACAGCAGCATTCTCACCTTCAGTTAAACCAATTTCATCTGTTATATTATTAACGTTCAGCGATACTGAAAGGTCATCATTGAAACGATAAGTTGCAAACACATTTGTTGTTAGGTAACCGGGCATGACCAATACATTTTCATTTCGTACATATGAGTCAGTTGTACCAACTATGTTTAGCCCTACTGTGTATGAATCTGTGTCATAAGATGCGATTGCAGAATATACCCAATCCGCTTGGCGTTGTGGTACGTTTCCAACAAAGTCAGGGAATAAATCGTCTGCTGCAATTTCAGCATCTGTCCAGGTTACATTACCAGAGAAGTTAAAGTTGTTGATAGAGTAGAAGGCTTCTACTTCGATACCTGAAGACTCATAATCACGTAACGATAATGGACCGCCGGTAACACGGCTTTCGCCAACGACTTCTTGGGTTTCTGCTGAGAAATAAACGGCGTTGATATCTAAACTATCGAAACGATACTTAACACCGACTTCTAACATTTTTACTTGATCTTCAATACGCTCATCATCAATATCACCTACTTTTTTGCCAAAGGCCGAGCTATCTGGATCTGCAACATTCGCAGGTGAATAGACCAAGCCAATAAGACGTTCTGAATTAGCGCGATAGCCTACGGAGTAGCGTCCAAATACACTTAAACCAGTGTCTATTAGGTAATTTGCACCAAGTGAATATGAAAAATAGTCATAGTCAAAGTCGACAGCGAATTCAGGCTCTGGGTTATGCAAAGACACCTGACCTTCTACGCCCTCTATCGTACCGTTGTTATTCACGTCGAAGTCTGTAACTCGAATTGAATTAGCATCAAGTGAACGAGAGCCGGTAGTACGTCCTGAGTCGTAACGGATACCTGCATCTAACGTTAAGTCTCCACTGTAATAAGTCGTATTTACATAAAGTGCATCAATCTTAGTGTTTAAGTCGAAACCACCATTACAACAATTTCCCCACTCAGCTGGACCGTATGAAATTAATCCGCCACTAGTCAGAGTTTCTCCACTCACGTCATCTACAACATCGACATACGCAGTGTCACCACCGCCTTCAACTGATGTTAGATAAGAAGGCCAACTTTGAAAGTTTTCTATTGCTTGCTCTGAGTGGTACCAACCCGTATGAACTTCTAACTCTGAATCATCAGATAACGTGAACACCTTGCTTAAATCTAAGTTATTCATCAGGTTGCTTAAATCTTGCATCTCTGTATTAAACGTGTGAATCACGGCAACAGAGGTATCCGGCGCAAGTGCTTGACCTGTATTGGGACCCGTTGCATAGATATAGCTGAAGTCTGTTCGCCCTTCAGAGCCTGCAAGATAATTTCCAACGAACGCACCACGATTGTCCTGCGTGCCTACCGACGCGGGGAAGGGAACGACAAATTCACCACTTATATCAGCCATTTTAAAGCGGTTTAATAATGACCAGCCGCCGCCAATGTCATCCAAGCTGGCTTCAAAACCAAATTGCTTAACGTCAGACTGCATGCCATCTGAAAGTCGCTTTTGCACAACATTATTTTGTTCATCCAGTACTTGAATAGTATCTGTATGCACACTTTGCAGGGTGTCGCCATTGGCTGAGTAGCCAGGAATAGAGCTATATGTTGGGTTCGCATTTGTACCACTTACGAACATAGGTGTTGGCATATAACCTACTGCACGATCGTTAAGAATTTTCACATTACCGCGGATATAACCGCCATCAAATTCTTTCGTTAGGTTAGCTTTTATCTGGCCGCCTTTGTTAACATCATATCCAGCTTCACGAGGGCCTTCACCTACTCTATAAAAGCCGCCGATGTGTCCGTACCAACCATTTTCCCAATTATGACCGGCCTCAAAATCTAATCGAGTAGTATCGTAAGTTAATCCTTTAGTAAGTCTTGCTGAGCCGCCGCCTTGCTCGCCCGTTTTGCTAATAAAGTTGATAACACCACCCGGTGAGTTACTCGCCAGTATAGATGCTGAACCACCTCGAATAGCTTCAACACGTGCGACGTTTGCGTCTGCGCGTAAAAAGATATCTGCGTTAGCAAAAGAAATATCGCCAAACTCTAATACTGGAAGGCCGTCTTCCCAAAGCTGCAAGAATTTCGCACCGCCAGATGCTATCGGTAAGCCACGAATAGCAATGTTCGCATTACCGTCACCACCAGATGCTTCTGAACGAACGCCTGGAATTTGTCTAAGTATCTCGGCTGTTGTACGAGATACTTCAAAAACGGGGCTGTCTGCGTCTATGCTAGAAATCGATACTGAAGACTCCAGTGGATCTGCACTTCCACCTGGCACTGCAGTAACAAAGATTCGTTCTATTTCTTTTTCCGGCACTTCTTCTTGAGCATAAGCAAGATTGCTCATTGCTAGCATGCTTACACCAGTGCATGCGAAAAGTGAGGATACTAAAACAGACAAGCGCTTTTTCTGGAAATGCTTTGTATTGTGTTGACTTATTTGACGATGACTCATGAAGCCTCCTGACAGACCTAATAATTTTTAGTGTGCTTTTTACACCGAAAATTGTGTAGCGTAATAATGTGTGTGTTTATGACCAACGTTGGACATTTTACAAATATTTTACTCACTTGCAACAACAAAATGAAGGTTTTTAGCCTTTTCAACTAAATTTATACTTTTGATTAATGAAAAGGTTCCTGCAAAATAATCCGCTGAATCTAAGAAAAGCTATAAAATACAATCGCTTTCACATATAAATTTGCCGCCCCGCAGTACTCCCTTCAAAATTGGCATATCGTTCATTAAGTTAATTGAATGTTAGAGCACTCTTATGGAAATAGGTATGGCCCTTTAAGGGGAGGGTTACCCTGTTACGAGAGGGGAGAGATGCTTTCAATGAAGCTACGCGGAACAGTATTGGAGTGCGTTTTAAAGCCTGTCTCTACTACCCCTAAACTGAGACAGACTAATTAAAGTTTTCTACAATAATTGATGCAGGAAACGACTAAGGAACATCACGCGATTCAAATTCTCAGATCATCGGAGTATTAAAAAAGTCGAGCGCCCACTACGCCTGAGTGGCGACTTCATATATTTAAGACACAAAAAAACCGACATTAAGTCGGTTTATTGTTTATCTCTTTCATTGGTAAGAAAAGAGATGGTACCAGTGGGCGGACTTTAGGTTGGTCGCCACGCGAGGGGCCGACACTCGGCCGACACGCTTGCGTGGCGATTTCATGAATTTCAGGCACAAAAAAACCAACTAAAAAGTTGGCTTAAATGTTTGGTACCAGTGGGCGGACTTGAACCGCCACGCCATTGCTGGCAACGGATTTTGAATCCGTCATGTCTACCAATTCCATCACACTGGCTTAGATAGGCTTGCTATCAATGAGGCTGCATTATAGCGATGTAGCTCAGGTGTACAAGTTTTTTTTAGGGTTTTATTACCGTTATGTGTCTGACTGAATAAAAGATAAACACTCTAGACGTTAAGTTGTCGTATTAGCAAGAATGTTAATGCTGGCTACGCTATTTTCATTGAACGAACATTATGTATCTTTAACCACAACAATACGCCAAAGTGAGACAGTGCCATTACCACTAACATTGCCGAAATCGCCGCTATCTGCGGCAATTGTTGAGAGCCTACTAGCATTAACCCCCAGCCAATCAACAGCCATTGAATAACGTAATAGGTCGTAACGTTTCTCCCCCAAAAGCACAAAAGTGAAACAAAACGATTAGCACTCTGATTTTCTGTTAAACGTTGGCAGAGCCATAAAAAAACTAGCGCACCACCTGTTAAGCTAATAACCATACCAGGGCCTGGCCGCATGTTACTTGCCATATGATACGCCGTGTCGGTGATGGTTATTGGTAAACCCACCGCGATTATGGCGGTGCCTACCCACAATGACTTTTGAAAGAACTCACGAATGTTGCACGACTTTCTTAACCAATGGCCAAATGCCATGCCCACTAGTGGGTATGCTAACCAAGGAAAAAGTGGAAACATTGCGCCTTGATTTACGTTTCCAAATAGTAGTTTCAATACGCTATCAATATATATCCAGCCTGTAGATGTATCCCATATAGAGGGTGAAGCGAAAGTTACTAAAAGAGCACTTATTAGCCAATGCTTGGGCTCTGGCAAAAGATGCTTTACAAGTAAACAGCACGCTAACGCTAAGCCAGCAAATTGTAAAATATCCACAATAAAAAATTCAGTAGTAGGCGTATAGCTTCCCAATTGCTCCTGTGTTACTAGCCCGAATTGTAGCGAAAGCCACATTGGAATGGAGCCTCTGGCAATATTTAGCGCATAGCCCAGTGCGAATAACCCTAACGCGCGTTTTAAACCCGTTGATAACGATTGTTGGCCGCTGTAGGTAATAAACATTCCCATAATAAATACAAACCACGCGGCCACTTGCCAGTTGGCAAGAAGCCTAATAGTAGAGCCCACTAAACTTTCACGCGTACTTGTATCGCCATAGAAGTCTAGGACGTGGACCAGTACCATTAAGATAATAAGTATTCCTCTGGCAAAATCGAACGTGAGAAGGCGTTCATTAGCAGGCTGAGAAGCCCGTATTGGCGTTGTGGCCGAAATGGTCATTTTTACTTCCTTACTTACTATACAAGTGGCCGTCTATGCGCTTAAACATGTTTGTTGTAATTGCTGAATTAAATATCTATCGCGACTGAGCACTTGTTTGCAATGGTTTCCGAACCACTCCAATGAGGTATCTGCATTGGCTATACCTGCACCATGGTGTAGGTGTAAATACTCAATAAAATGTTCATAATCTACGGCCCCTTCAAATATAGGTACCATGCCTTCTCGCGTTCCTGCAGCGGCATAAACGTTTTCAGGCGCGAAGACAGAAAGGTGGCTTTCACTGCTAATATTCTTAAAATGGAAATGATTAATATGAGGCAGTAGTTCATCAAGCGCGCGGGTTATATCTGCGCCTGATTCCCACACGTGGAGTACGTCGAAATTAAGCTGAAGGTTAGCCCTATCCACATGAGCAAACATTTCTTGGGTTGATGTTACTGAATCGGCATAGGTTTTGGGATGGGTTTCTATCACCAAATTTAAGTCATGGGGAGCTAGCCAGTCGCATATTTTTTGTAGACGATTGAACAACTCTGCTTTTTGAGTTTCTGTGTAATCATGGCTGCCTTTTCCCCCAGCGAAAGTGCGAATTTTGCTTGCACCCCAGTGTTTGGCTAGTCTGCAGAGGTGTTGTACTTTGTGGTAAAGCACGTTTTCAGAAACCAGCAGCGGAAGATAATCACTAAGCATAGTGGCCTTTAGACCATATGATGCTAGCCAATGTCTATCATAATGCGGTTGGTCAGTAAGGTTATTTGCATGTGCGCCCCAAAGCTCAATGCCCTGAAAATGGTTGGCCTGTGCCCACTGCGCTATTTCTTCTATCGATATCAATTGGTGTCGAAAAGAGATGGTACAAATTGAAAGGTTCATGCTGTAGCGTCCTCTGCGACGATCTGCGAGTTATTAAGGTGTAGGTTGTGTAAAGCAGACCACTGTGAAAATACGTCGAATAAATGCTGCTTAATCCTGAATTCTCGTTCATCTTGCTGATCTAACAACATGAATATTTCAGCGATTAATGCGTTCTTATTCGTTAAGCTAAGCTGCTCTGTCGCTAATTTCATTGCGCGAAATTGAATGTTTTTATAATTGCTAACCAGTGCTTCAATCACATCACACCAGTGTTCAAATTCAGCTTCAGGAAAGCCAATGTCACGCCAGAAAAATGCGAAGCCATGTTCATAGGCATACTTTCGAATGGCTAATACAGG encodes:
- a CDS encoding sugar phosphate isomerase/epimerase, with protein sequence MNLSICTISFRHQLISIEEIAQWAQANHFQGIELWGAHANNLTDQPHYDRHWLASYGLKATMLSDYLPLLVSENVLYHKVQHLCRLAKHWGASKIRTFAGGKGSHDYTETQKAELFNRLQKICDWLAPHDLNLVIETHPKTYADSVTSTQEMFAHVDRANLQLNFDVLHVWESGADITRALDELLPHINHFHFKNISSESHLSVFAPENVYAAAGTREGMVPIFEGAVDYEHFIEYLHLHHGAGIANADTSLEWFGNHCKQVLSRDRYLIQQLQQTCLSA
- a CDS encoding TonB-dependent receptor, with the protein product MSHRQISQHNTKHFQKKRLSVLVSSLFACTGVSMLAMSNLAYAQEEVPEKEIERIFVTAVPGGSADPLESSVSISSIDADSPVFEVSRTTAEILRQIPGVRSEASGGDGNANIAIRGLPIASGGAKFLQLWEDGLPVLEFGDISFANADIFLRADANVARVEAIRGGSASILASNSPGGVINFISKTGEQGGGSARLTKGLTYDTTRLDFEAGHNWENGWYGHIGGFYRVGEGPREAGYDVNKGGQIKANLTKEFDGGYIRGNVKILNDRAVGYMPTPMFVSGTNANPTYSSIPGYSANGDTLQSVHTDTIQVLDEQNNVVQKRLSDGMQSDVKQFGFEASLDDIGGGWSLLNRFKMADISGEFVVPFPASVGTQDNRGAFVGNYLAGSEGRTDFSYIYATGPNTGQALAPDTSVAVIHTFNTEMQDLSNLMNNLDLSKVFTLSDDSELEVHTGWYHSEQAIENFQSWPSYLTSVEGGGDTAYVDVVDDVSGETLTSGGLISYGPAEWGNCCNGGFDLNTKIDALYVNTTYYSGDLTLDAGIRYDSGRTTGSRSLDANSIRVTDFDVNNNGTIEGVEGQVSLHNPEPEFAVDFDYDYFSYSLGANYLIDTGLSVFGRYSVGYRANSERLIGLVYSPANVADPDSSAFGKKVGDIDDERIEDQVKMLEVGVKYRFDSLDINAVYFSAETQEVVGESRVTGGPLSLRDYESSGIEVEAFYSINNFNFSGNVTWTDAEIAADDLFPDFVGNVPQRQADWVYSAIASYDTDSYTVGLNIVGTTDSYVRNENVLVMPGYLTTNVFATYRFNDDLSVSLNVNNITDEIGLTEGENAAVGASEPFTNEYVRMRSISGRSAVASINYTF
- a CDS encoding heparan-alpha-glucosaminide N-acetyltransferase domain-containing protein is translated as MTISATTPIRASQPANERLLTFDFARGILIILMVLVHVLDFYGDTSTRESLVGSTIRLLANWQVAAWFVFIMGMFITYSGQQSLSTGLKRALGLFALGYALNIARGSIPMWLSLQFGLVTQEQLGSYTPTTEFFIVDILQFAGLALACCLLVKHLLPEPKHWLISALLVTFASPSIWDTSTGWIYIDSVLKLLFGNVNQGAMFPLFPWLAYPLVGMAFGHWLRKSCNIREFFQKSLWVGTAIIAVGLPITITDTAYHMASNMRPGPGMVISLTGGALVFLWLCQRLTENQSANRFVSLLCFWGRNVTTYYVIQWLLIGWGLMLVGSQQLPQIAAISAMLVVMALSHFGVLLWLKIHNVRSMKIA
- a CDS encoding tryptophan halogenase family protein, which codes for MRKPDNAIKKVIIVGGGTAGWMSASALASSFKNNSVDITLVESDQIGTIGVGEASIPHIKTFNRHVGITEKDFMRRTQATFKLGIEFVDWKQKGHQYFHPFGPYGVDMDGVSFHAFWQRLQACGHKDTLDQYNIMAMAAKQHRFRHPVQQKNTPLSEIGYAYHFDSTLYASYLRDIAESKGVKRIEGKVVDTTLRNDNGFLKSITMENGQTLEADLFIDCSGFYGLLIDKVFKVPFVDWSHYLPNNSAWAVGSEKLNSQPPFTRSTAVEAGWQWRIPLQSRTGNGIVYSSAHTDDQSAQDTLLRNIEGKLVGEPRKISFKTGHRAQFWVKNCVAIGLSSGFLEPLESTSIHLIQSGISRLIKLFPDLDFEQIDIDHFNEQSTTEFQQIRDFLICHYKVTERTDSSYWQFCKNMEVPDSLSRKLSLFESRGRIFRENEELFNRYSWLAVMVGQGLTSRGYDANADIYSEQELKKRMADIKHIIDVNAKSIPEHGAYVENYCKT
- a CDS encoding glycoside hydrolase family 32 protein, with protein sequence MHSTLRETSPSQNGKWEPHFHFYKFGHWINDPNGLFYLDGKYHLFFQLNPDATVWGNMHWGAAESTDLINWEHKPIALYAEPEGLGYIFSGGAIVDGKNTSGFGIDNVPPIIATFTQQSIEEEQVQSIAYSVDGGNTFSMFNENPVIANPGIKDFRDPKVVWFDGQDEQYWVKAVVAGHCVHFYKSNNLKTWTKLSEFGEGVGAHGGVWECPDLFPLRCEETGQQLWVLLISINPGGPNGGSATQYFIGSFDGIEFVPQDGEIRWLDHGTDCYAGITWDNTPNILEERVYTAWMSNWDYANNTPDDTWRGAMTLPRSIKLGKSNHSYRLLTPVFPDFSSYGTQEAEFACNQALPQAYKLSLNISPRETQTDIVWTNEEGEVFSISIDLKRSEIIVDRSQTGFSDKGFDSTSTIPIVFDVNDTICLAVYVDVCSFECFFNDGEQCITSLVFPSSSLNNVNISEHVTNIALKDLT